Proteins co-encoded in one Listeria ivanovii subsp. ivanovii genomic window:
- a CDS encoding Zn-dependent hydrolase, producing the protein MKTNLERIKQHLEKLDTYTATPGEGTTRLSYSKEDLGARNYLKNEMVKVGLTVTEDAIGNIYGRLEGARSDLPAVIVGSHFDSVPNGGAFDGPAGVITGLELATVFYEQKYKPYYPLEIIAMVEEEGARFGAGLLASRTITGKVTKEMLNEMKDGDGISAAEAMASLGFDANKVTDAIREKESIKAFIELHIEQGPILENAGEDVAIVDAIVGLTEIKVTINGQAGHAGTTPMNNRKDALTAAVRILTQLPELAVQEGNGTVLTIGKLNVYPNGANVIPNKVVFTVDVRAKEEKHVQNTIEKVKIVINQAQKNGITCEIEDMLYEKPTQLSKEIHQALSVSAEKLDFKYRTMVSGAGHDAMIFANLTEVGLVFVPSHHGISHAPEEWTDYDKLQKGIEVVLDTVTKWTEENTNE; encoded by the coding sequence ATGAAAACAAATTTAGAACGAATCAAGCAGCATTTAGAAAAATTAGATACATATACTGCGACGCCAGGAGAGGGTACGACACGCCTTAGTTATAGTAAAGAAGATTTAGGTGCGCGTAATTATTTAAAAAACGAAATGGTGAAAGTAGGTCTGACGGTTACGGAAGATGCGATTGGAAATATTTACGGAAGACTTGAAGGTGCGAGATCAGACTTACCAGCAGTTATCGTTGGTTCACACTTTGATTCTGTCCCAAATGGCGGGGCTTTTGATGGACCGGCTGGAGTTATTACTGGACTGGAACTAGCGACCGTTTTTTATGAGCAAAAGTATAAACCCTATTACCCACTTGAAATCATTGCAATGGTGGAAGAAGAAGGTGCGCGTTTTGGTGCTGGGCTACTTGCTTCACGAACCATTACAGGAAAAGTAACGAAAGAAATGCTTAATGAGATGAAAGATGGCGATGGAATCAGCGCAGCAGAAGCGATGGCGAGCCTAGGTTTTGATGCAAACAAAGTAACGGATGCTATTCGCGAAAAAGAATCTATAAAAGCTTTTATCGAATTACACATCGAACAAGGACCCATTTTAGAGAATGCAGGTGAAGACGTCGCCATAGTTGATGCGATTGTTGGTTTGACCGAAATAAAAGTAACAATTAATGGTCAAGCAGGTCATGCTGGAACAACACCGATGAATAATCGGAAAGACGCTCTGACAGCTGCTGTCCGCATTCTTACACAGCTTCCTGAACTCGCAGTCCAAGAAGGAAATGGGACTGTTTTAACGATTGGAAAATTAAATGTCTATCCAAATGGTGCTAACGTGATTCCGAATAAAGTCGTCTTCACTGTCGATGTTCGAGCAAAAGAGGAGAAACATGTCCAAAATACAATAGAGAAAGTGAAAATAGTTATTAACCAAGCTCAAAAAAACGGCATTACTTGTGAGATAGAAGATATGCTTTATGAAAAACCTACTCAATTATCAAAAGAAATCCACCAAGCCCTATCTGTGAGTGCTGAGAAATTAGATTTCAAATACCGAACAATGGTCAGTGGTGCTGGACATGATGCGATGATCTTTGCGAATTTAACAGAGGTTGGTCTTGTCTTTGTCCCAAGTCATCATGGGATAAGCCATGCACCAGAAGAATGGACCGATTATGACAAACTTCAAAAAGGTATCGAAGTCGTATTAGATACAGTCACAAAATGGACGGAGGAAAACACAAATGAATGA
- a CDS encoding M20 family metallopeptidase, which produces MNDKIKQYILKEEAEMIAFRRDLHQHPELQWQEFRTTDQVARELDNVGIPYRRTEPTGLIADLVGGKPGKTVALRGDMDALPVQELNQSLAYKSTEDGKMHACGHDSHTSMLLAAAKALKAVQAELNGTVRFIFQPSEENAEGAKEMIAQGAMEGVDHVFGIHIWTQMQSGKISCVVGSSFASADIVQIDFKGQGGHGAMPHDTIDAAIIASSFVMNLQAIVARETDPLDPVVVTIGKMEVGTRFNVIAENAHLEGTVRCFNNTTRAKVAKSIEQYAKQTAAIYGGTAEMVYTEGTQPVINDEKSALLVQKTIVESFGEDALYFEKPTTGGEDFSYFMDEAPGSFALVGCANTEKDTEWAHHHGRFNIDESVMKNGAELYARFAYNYLNQDEF; this is translated from the coding sequence ATGAATGACAAAATAAAGCAATATATTTTAAAAGAAGAAGCTGAGATGATTGCATTTCGTCGTGATTTACATCAGCATCCAGAGCTACAGTGGCAGGAATTCCGGACAACGGACCAAGTTGCCAGAGAACTCGACAATGTAGGAATTCCCTATCGACGCACCGAACCAACTGGATTAATTGCTGATTTAGTAGGTGGGAAACCTGGGAAAACAGTCGCATTAAGAGGAGACATGGATGCGCTTCCGGTTCAAGAATTAAACCAATCCCTTGCGTATAAATCTACAGAAGATGGGAAAATGCATGCGTGTGGTCATGATTCCCATACATCTATGTTACTCGCTGCTGCCAAAGCACTTAAAGCAGTTCAAGCTGAATTAAACGGGACGGTGCGCTTTATTTTCCAACCATCTGAAGAAAATGCAGAGGGTGCCAAGGAAATGATAGCGCAAGGAGCGATGGAGGGCGTCGATCACGTGTTTGGGATTCATATCTGGACCCAAATGCAAAGCGGAAAAATTTCTTGTGTAGTCGGCTCTTCATTCGCCTCAGCGGATATTGTTCAAATTGATTTTAAAGGTCAGGGCGGACATGGTGCAATGCCTCATGATACGATTGATGCAGCCATTATCGCCTCCTCATTTGTAATGAATCTACAAGCAATCGTAGCCCGCGAAACCGACCCACTTGATCCAGTCGTTGTTACCATTGGTAAAATGGAAGTCGGTACAAGATTTAATGTCATAGCTGAAAATGCCCATTTAGAAGGCACAGTTCGTTGTTTTAATAACACGACTCGCGCCAAGGTCGCAAAATCAATTGAACAATATGCGAAACAAACTGCAGCAATATATGGAGGTACCGCAGAAATGGTCTATACAGAAGGAACCCAACCAGTTATCAATGACGAAAAAAGCGCTTTACTCGTTCAAAAAACGATTGTCGAATCTTTTGGAGAAGACGCATTATACTTTGAAAAACCAACAACTGGCGGCGAAGATTTTAGTTATTTTATGGATGAAGCGCCAGGAAGTTTTGCTTTAGTTGGTTGTGCTAACACTGAAAAAGATACGGAATGGGCACATCACCACGGTCGTTTTAATATTGATGAAAGTGTCATGAAAAATGGAGCAGAACTTTATGCAAGGTTCGCTTATAATTATTTAAATCAAGATGAGTTTTAA